One genomic segment of Mytilus trossulus isolate FHL-02 chromosome 4, PNRI_Mtr1.1.1.hap1, whole genome shotgun sequence includes these proteins:
- the LOC134716463 gene encoding ankyrin repeat domain-containing protein 34A-like, which produces MSTRNCFKAMMKRWSKKAFTSKYSVDEDVQQVFIAISEGKLRLARILIERKVNVNCTDTTGRTPLMALCRLNYTTINVEHRLSFVKFLLNEEKLILNATDMFGKQALYYACENELHQVVKVISRAIEDYLNKLLLEF; this is translated from the coding sequence atgtcaACTAGAAACTGCTTTAAAGCCATGATGAAAAGATGGAGCAAGAAAGCTTTCACTTCTAAATATTCTGTGGATGAAGATGTGCAGCAAGTATTTATCGCAATTTCTGAAGGAAAATTAAGACTAGCCAGAATTCTTATTGAAAGGAAAGTAAATGTGAATTGTACAGACACTACTGGGAGAACTCCGTTGATGGCTTTATGCAGACTTAATTATACAACCATAAACGTAGAACATCGATtgagttttgtaaaatttctgtTAAATGAAGAGAAATTAATTCTCAATGCTACTGATATGTTTGGAAAACAAGCTTTATACTATGCCTGTGAAAACGAGTTGCATCAAGTGGTCAAGGTTATTTCTCGTGCAATAGAAGACTATTTAAACAAGCTTTTGCTAGAATTTTAA
- the LOC134716464 gene encoding ankyrin repeat domain-containing protein 34B-like has translation MSTGNCFEVMMKRWRKKDFTSKYTVDEDVQQVFIAISEGKLRLARILIERKVNVNCTDNAGRTPLMALCRLNNSRINEEHRLSFVKFLLNEEETILNATDMFGKQALDYACENELHQVVKVISRAIEDFFNNLLVEF, from the coding sequence ATGTCAACTGGAAACTGCTTTGAGGTCATGATGAAAAGATGGAGAAAGAAAGATTTCACTTCTAAATATACTGTGGATGAAGATGTACAGCAGGTATTTATCGCAATATCTGAAGGAAAATTAAGACTAGCCAGAATTCTCATAGAACGAAAAGTGAATGTGAATTGTACAGATAATGCGGGAAGAACTCCGTTGATGGCTTTATGCAGACTTAATAATTCCAGAATAAACGAAGAACACAGattaagttttgtaaaatttctgCTAAATGAAGAGGAAACAATTCTCAATGCTACTGATATGTTTGGAAAACAAGCTTTAGATTATGCCTGTGAAAACGAGTTGCATCAAGTGGTCAAGGTTATTTCTCGTGCCATAGAAGACTTTTTTAACAACCTTCTGGTAGAATTTTGA